From Ictidomys tridecemlineatus isolate mIctTri1 chromosome 2, mIctTri1.hap1, whole genome shotgun sequence, the proteins below share one genomic window:
- the Ccdc66 gene encoding coiled-coil domain-containing protein 66 isoform X1 yields MKRVRKLGTVVHTCNPSSSGGCGRSIMSSKPASAKMGNKTKIAKCPLRTKQTGHIIKSQNTCIGSGKLFQKKTIDSGTSQARGEKNRMILSPTKDLCKQYTDKDCLCSPKGISSTTPNIQKTRNTIDISLVDKQKSHKKHITVENMNSGLMCLTQDQLQHILMTVNQGNGSVSLTENGKEEETSQDSLHLNNIPNQPKDKNIMGLLQKYEAVSSIPDENKSVLNKNQEAPKQYEQKIALENEWKPGDIFSTLGERERDRSLLEAKKAQWKKELDEQVALKKKEKEASEKWSNSWKKSESDKIVWEKLQILDQSKEAMLLEHPFGAVKQEQRKWIEELNKQEDDQQRKTEEKIIFSKGEEHDRWAMHFDSLKSHPGSRSQLSSLSTQKQPEYFCVSPDTQELADVSSVYTPTTGSQLETSEEEHIAKPLKDVAEANNQKTNFLRSMTALLDPAQIEERDRRRQKQLEHQKAITAQVEEKRRKKQLEEEQRKKEEQEEERRLAREREEMQKQYEEDILKQKKKEEIMTLKTNELFQTMQRAQELAHRQKQEQRIRELAQKGHDTSRLMKNLGVDTIQMDYNASITISNSRHDSEEASDKMNPCINSTTSPRKDTGVQTDDLTTGIFANAESYCEYVKEREITNCSSPEISVEFNGQFKTDKQELRKKNANLEKENSLCNDQCNEFVKPEKQTKHMKKCPRRPEWNLNKPLKRYVPASEKYPIQLQRQREEKKVRRQMELLHLVERNNPEHLSQNRGTSSEVHSSQQETESQSRWHLIKKEEESLKIHSLNKERFQSSPVPAVKNRTQQTQTNNISHLPLKYSSCETENLISRGGQTGLSAGMSESSHFIPYVRTNEIYYLDPDAPLSRPSTQEPQYQNSQDCDQVSDHHIRDPLLNPNLLKNRDRQQAILKGLSELRQGLLQKQKELETNLMPLAANQEENFSSSF; encoded by the exons ATGAAAAGAGTGAggaaactgggcacagtggtgcacacctgtaatcccagcagctcgggaggctgcggtaggagcatcatgagttcaaagccagcctcagcaaag ATGGGAAATAAGACCAAGATTGCAAAATGTCctttaagaacaaaacaaactgGACACattataaaatcacaaaatactTGTATTGGGAGTGGAAAACTTTTCCAAAAGAAGACAATTGATTCGGGAACCTCACAAGCAAGAggtgaaaaaaatagaatgatacTTTCACCCACTAAGGATTTATGTAAGCAGTATACAGACAAAGACTGTCTTTGTTCCCCAAAAGGGATTTCATCTACAACCCCCAATATACAGAAGACTAGAAACACCATAGATATATCTCTAGTAGACAAACAGAAGTCTCACAAGAAGCACATCACAGTTGAAAACATGAACAGTGGTTTGATGTGTCTAACACAAGACCAACTACAGCATATTTTGATGACTGTAAACCAAGGAAATGGATCTGTTTCCCTGACTGAGaatggaaaggaggaagaaacaa GTCAGGATAGTCTCCATTTGAACAATATTCCCAATCAGCCAAAGGACAAGAACATTATGGGATTACTCCAAAAATATGAGGCTGTTTCATCTATTCCAGATGAAAATAAATctgtcttaaataaaaatcaGGAGGCACCTAAACAATATGAACAGAAAATTGCCCT AGAGAATGAATGGAAACCAGGAGATATATTCAGTACTCTGGGGGAAAGAGAACGTGATAGAAGTTTGTTAGAAGCAAAAAAAGCCCAGTGGAAGAAAGAACTAG ATGAACAGGTtgctttaaagaagaaagaaaaagaagcttcTGAAAAGTGGAGTAATTCTtggaaaaaatctgaaagtgataAAATAGTGTGggaaaaacttcaaattttaGACCAATCTAAG GAAGCAATGCTGCTGGAGCATCCTTTTGGTGCTGTGAAACAAGAACAGAGAAAATGGATTGAAGAGTTGAATAAACAAGAAGATGATCAGCAaaggaaaacagaggaaaaaattatattttcaaag GGTGAGGAACATGACAGATGGgcaatgcattttgattcactaaAGAGTCATCCTGGTTCTCGGTCTCAGCTCTCCTCTCTGTCAACACAGAAACAACCAGAGTACTTCTGTGTCTCTCCTGATACTCAGGAGCTGGCTGATGTCAGTAGTGTTTATACACCTACAACTGGAAGCCAGTTGGAAACTTCAGAAGAGGAGCACATAGCAAAACCTCTTAAGGATGTGGCTGAGGCAAACAATCAGAAAACGAA CTTCCTTCGTTCTATGACTGCTCTCTTGGACCCAGCACAGATTGAGGAACGGGACAGACGGCGACAAAAACAGTTAGAACATCAG AAAGCAATCACTGCTCAGGTAGAAGAGAAACGCAGGAAGAAGCAGCTGGaagaagagcaaagaaagaaggaagaacaagaagaagaGCGTCGCTTAGCACGGGAACGAGAAGAGATGCAGAAACAATATGAAGAAGACATACttaagcaaaaaaagaaagaa GAAATCATGACTCTCAAGACCAATGAGCTATTCCAAAcaatgcagagagcacaggagtTGGCACACAGACAAAAACAAGAACAGAGAATCCGAGAATTGGCTCAAAAGGGACATGACACTTCTAGATTGATGAAAAATCTTGGTG TTGATACAATACAAATGGACTATAATGCATCCATTACCATTTCAAATTCAAGACATGACTCTGAGGAAGCCAGTGATAAAATGAACCCATGTATCAATTCTACGACTTCTCCTAGgaaggatactggtgtgcagacag atGACTTAACTACAGGCATATTCGCCAATGCAGAATCATACTGTGAATAtgtaaaggaaagagaaatcacAAATTGTTCATCTCCTGAGATTTCTGTAGAATTTAATGGACAATTTAAGACAGACAAGCaagaattaagaaagaaaaatgccaacttagaaaaagaaaacagtttatgTAATGATCAGTGTAATGAATTTGTAAAaccagagaaacaaacaaaacacatgaAGAAGTGTCCTAGAAGGCCTGAATGGAATTTAAATAAGCCTCTCAAAAGGTATGTTCCAGCATCAGAAAAATATCCCATACAGCTTcaaaggcagagagaagaaaaaaaggtaaGGAGGCAGATGGAACTACTTCATTTGGTAGAGAGAAATAATCCTGAACACCTCTCTCAAAATAGAGGCACTTCATCAGAAGTTCATTCATCTCAACAAGAAACTGAATCACAGAGCAGGTGGCATCTAATCAAAAAG GAAGAAGAGTCTCTGAAAATTCATTCATTGAACAAGGAAAG gTTTCAGTCATCACCAGTTCCAGCAGTGAAAAACAGAACTCAACAAACTCAGACTAATAATATATCACACTTACCACTAAAATACAGTAGCTGTGAAACAGAGAATCTGATCTCAAGAGGTGGTCAAACAGGATTGTCAGCTGGGATGTCTGAATCATCCCATTTTATTCCTTATGTTCGAACAAATGAGATCTATTACCTTGATCCTGATGCACCATTGTCTAGGCCTTCAACCCAGGAACCTCAATACCAAAATTCTCAGG ATTGTGACCAAGTCTCTGACCACCACATTAGGGATCCACTCCTTAATCCTAACTTGTTGAAAAATAGGGATCGACAGCAAGCAATCCTTAAAGGACTTTCAGAATTGAGACAG GGCCTTCTCCAGAAGCAAAAGGAGTTGGAAACTAATCTCATGCCTTTAGCTGcaaatcaagaagaaaattttagttCTTCATTTTAA
- the Ccdc66 gene encoding coiled-coil domain-containing protein 66 isoform X8 — protein sequence MMGNKTKIAKCPLRTKQTGHIIKSQNTCIGSGKLFQKKTIDSGTSQARGEKNRMILSPTKDLCKQYTDKDCLCSPKGISSTTPNIQKTRNTIDISLVDKQKSHKKHITVENMNSGLMCLTQDQLQHILMTVNQGNGSVSLTENGKEEETSQDSLHLNNIPNQPKDKNIMGLLQKYEAVSSIPDENKSVLNKNQEAPKQYEQKIALENEWKPGDIFSTLGERERDRSLLEAKKAQWKKELDEQVALKKKEKEASEKWSNSWKKSESDKIVWEKLQILDQSKEAMLLEHPFGAVKQEQRKWIEELNKQEDDQQRKTEEKIIFSKGEEHDRWAMHFDSLKSHPGSRSQLSSLSTQKQPEYFCVSPDTQELADVSSVYTPTTGSQLETSEEEHIAKPLKDVAEANNQKTNFLRSMTALLDPAQIEERDRRRQKQLEHQKAITAQVEEKRRKKQLEEEQRKKEEQEEERRLAREREEMQKQYEEDILKQKKKEEIMTLKTNELFQTMQRAQELAHRQKQEQRIRELAQKGHDTSRLMKNLGVDTIQMDYNASITISNSRHDSEEASDKMNPCINSTTSPRKDTGVQTDDLTTGIFANAESYCEYVKEREITNCSSPEISVEFNGQFKTDKQELRKKNANLEKENSLCNDQCNEFVKPEKQTKHMKKCPRRPEWNLNKPLKRYVPASEKYPIQLQRQREEKKVRRQMELLHLVERNNPEHLSQNRGTSSEVHSSQQETESQSRWHLIKKEEESLKIHSLNKERFQSSPVPAVKNRTQQTQTNNISHLPLKYSSCETENLISRGGQTGLSAGMSESSHFIPYVRTNEIYYLDPDAPLSRPSTQEPQYQNSQDCDQVSDHHIRDPLLNPNLLKNRDRQQAILKGLSELRQGLLQKQKELETNLMPLAANQEENFSSSF from the exons ATG ATGGGAAATAAGACCAAGATTGCAAAATGTCctttaagaacaaaacaaactgGACACattataaaatcacaaaatactTGTATTGGGAGTGGAAAACTTTTCCAAAAGAAGACAATTGATTCGGGAACCTCACAAGCAAGAggtgaaaaaaatagaatgatacTTTCACCCACTAAGGATTTATGTAAGCAGTATACAGACAAAGACTGTCTTTGTTCCCCAAAAGGGATTTCATCTACAACCCCCAATATACAGAAGACTAGAAACACCATAGATATATCTCTAGTAGACAAACAGAAGTCTCACAAGAAGCACATCACAGTTGAAAACATGAACAGTGGTTTGATGTGTCTAACACAAGACCAACTACAGCATATTTTGATGACTGTAAACCAAGGAAATGGATCTGTTTCCCTGACTGAGaatggaaaggaggaagaaacaa GTCAGGATAGTCTCCATTTGAACAATATTCCCAATCAGCCAAAGGACAAGAACATTATGGGATTACTCCAAAAATATGAGGCTGTTTCATCTATTCCAGATGAAAATAAATctgtcttaaataaaaatcaGGAGGCACCTAAACAATATGAACAGAAAATTGCCCT AGAGAATGAATGGAAACCAGGAGATATATTCAGTACTCTGGGGGAAAGAGAACGTGATAGAAGTTTGTTAGAAGCAAAAAAAGCCCAGTGGAAGAAAGAACTAG ATGAACAGGTtgctttaaagaagaaagaaaaagaagcttcTGAAAAGTGGAGTAATTCTtggaaaaaatctgaaagtgataAAATAGTGTGggaaaaacttcaaattttaGACCAATCTAAG GAAGCAATGCTGCTGGAGCATCCTTTTGGTGCTGTGAAACAAGAACAGAGAAAATGGATTGAAGAGTTGAATAAACAAGAAGATGATCAGCAaaggaaaacagaggaaaaaattatattttcaaag GGTGAGGAACATGACAGATGGgcaatgcattttgattcactaaAGAGTCATCCTGGTTCTCGGTCTCAGCTCTCCTCTCTGTCAACACAGAAACAACCAGAGTACTTCTGTGTCTCTCCTGATACTCAGGAGCTGGCTGATGTCAGTAGTGTTTATACACCTACAACTGGAAGCCAGTTGGAAACTTCAGAAGAGGAGCACATAGCAAAACCTCTTAAGGATGTGGCTGAGGCAAACAATCAGAAAACGAA CTTCCTTCGTTCTATGACTGCTCTCTTGGACCCAGCACAGATTGAGGAACGGGACAGACGGCGACAAAAACAGTTAGAACATCAG AAAGCAATCACTGCTCAGGTAGAAGAGAAACGCAGGAAGAAGCAGCTGGaagaagagcaaagaaagaaggaagaacaagaagaagaGCGTCGCTTAGCACGGGAACGAGAAGAGATGCAGAAACAATATGAAGAAGACATACttaagcaaaaaaagaaagaa GAAATCATGACTCTCAAGACCAATGAGCTATTCCAAAcaatgcagagagcacaggagtTGGCACACAGACAAAAACAAGAACAGAGAATCCGAGAATTGGCTCAAAAGGGACATGACACTTCTAGATTGATGAAAAATCTTGGTG TTGATACAATACAAATGGACTATAATGCATCCATTACCATTTCAAATTCAAGACATGACTCTGAGGAAGCCAGTGATAAAATGAACCCATGTATCAATTCTACGACTTCTCCTAGgaaggatactggtgtgcagacag atGACTTAACTACAGGCATATTCGCCAATGCAGAATCATACTGTGAATAtgtaaaggaaagagaaatcacAAATTGTTCATCTCCTGAGATTTCTGTAGAATTTAATGGACAATTTAAGACAGACAAGCaagaattaagaaagaaaaatgccaacttagaaaaagaaaacagtttatgTAATGATCAGTGTAATGAATTTGTAAAaccagagaaacaaacaaaacacatgaAGAAGTGTCCTAGAAGGCCTGAATGGAATTTAAATAAGCCTCTCAAAAGGTATGTTCCAGCATCAGAAAAATATCCCATACAGCTTcaaaggcagagagaagaaaaaaaggtaaGGAGGCAGATGGAACTACTTCATTTGGTAGAGAGAAATAATCCTGAACACCTCTCTCAAAATAGAGGCACTTCATCAGAAGTTCATTCATCTCAACAAGAAACTGAATCACAGAGCAGGTGGCATCTAATCAAAAAG GAAGAAGAGTCTCTGAAAATTCATTCATTGAACAAGGAAAG gTTTCAGTCATCACCAGTTCCAGCAGTGAAAAACAGAACTCAACAAACTCAGACTAATAATATATCACACTTACCACTAAAATACAGTAGCTGTGAAACAGAGAATCTGATCTCAAGAGGTGGTCAAACAGGATTGTCAGCTGGGATGTCTGAATCATCCCATTTTATTCCTTATGTTCGAACAAATGAGATCTATTACCTTGATCCTGATGCACCATTGTCTAGGCCTTCAACCCAGGAACCTCAATACCAAAATTCTCAGG ATTGTGACCAAGTCTCTGACCACCACATTAGGGATCCACTCCTTAATCCTAACTTGTTGAAAAATAGGGATCGACAGCAAGCAATCCTTAAAGGACTTTCAGAATTGAGACAG GGCCTTCTCCAGAAGCAAAAGGAGTTGGAAACTAATCTCATGCCTTTAGCTGcaaatcaagaagaaaattttagttCTTCATTTTAA
- the Ccdc66 gene encoding coiled-coil domain-containing protein 66 isoform X14 has translation MNSGLMCLTQDQLQHILMTVNQGNGSVSLTENGKEEETSQDSLHLNNIPNQPKDKNIMGLLQKYEAVSSIPDENKSVLNKNQEAPKQYEQKIALENEWKPGDIFSTLGERERDRSLLEAKKAQWKKELDEQVALKKKEKEASEKWSNSWKKSESDKIVWEKLQILDQSKEAMLLEHPFGAVKQEQRKWIEELNKQEDDQQRKTEEKIIFSKGEEHDRWAMHFDSLKSHPGSRSQLSSLSTQKQPEYFCVSPDTQELADVSSVYTPTTGSQLETSEEEHIAKPLKDVAEANNQKTNFLRSMTALLDPAQIEERDRRRQKQLEHQKAITAQVEEKRRKKQLEEEQRKKEEQEEERRLAREREEMQKQYEEDILKQKKKEEIMTLKTNELFQTMQRAQELAHRQKQEQRIRELAQKGHDTSRLMKNLGVDTIQMDYNASITISNSRHDSEEASDKMNPCINSTTSPRKDTGVQTDDLTTGIFANAESYCEYVKEREITNCSSPEISVEFNGQFKTDKQELRKKNANLEKENSLCNDQCNEFVKPEKQTKHMKKCPRRPEWNLNKPLKRYVPASEKYPIQLQRQREEKKVRRQMELLHLVERNNPEHLSQNRGTSSEVHSSQQETESQSRWHLIKKEEESLKIHSLNKERFQSSPVPAVKNRTQQTQTNNISHLPLKYSSCETENLISRGGQTGLSAGMSESSHFIPYVRTNEIYYLDPDAPLSRPSTQEPQYQNSQDCDQVSDHHIRDPLLNPNLLKNRDRQQAILKGLSELRQGLLQKQKELETNLMPLAANQEENFSSSF, from the exons ATGAACAGTGGTTTGATGTGTCTAACACAAGACCAACTACAGCATATTTTGATGACTGTAAACCAAGGAAATGGATCTGTTTCCCTGACTGAGaatggaaaggaggaagaaacaa GTCAGGATAGTCTCCATTTGAACAATATTCCCAATCAGCCAAAGGACAAGAACATTATGGGATTACTCCAAAAATATGAGGCTGTTTCATCTATTCCAGATGAAAATAAATctgtcttaaataaaaatcaGGAGGCACCTAAACAATATGAACAGAAAATTGCCCT AGAGAATGAATGGAAACCAGGAGATATATTCAGTACTCTGGGGGAAAGAGAACGTGATAGAAGTTTGTTAGAAGCAAAAAAAGCCCAGTGGAAGAAAGAACTAG ATGAACAGGTtgctttaaagaagaaagaaaaagaagcttcTGAAAAGTGGAGTAATTCTtggaaaaaatctgaaagtgataAAATAGTGTGggaaaaacttcaaattttaGACCAATCTAAG GAAGCAATGCTGCTGGAGCATCCTTTTGGTGCTGTGAAACAAGAACAGAGAAAATGGATTGAAGAGTTGAATAAACAAGAAGATGATCAGCAaaggaaaacagaggaaaaaattatattttcaaag GGTGAGGAACATGACAGATGGgcaatgcattttgattcactaaAGAGTCATCCTGGTTCTCGGTCTCAGCTCTCCTCTCTGTCAACACAGAAACAACCAGAGTACTTCTGTGTCTCTCCTGATACTCAGGAGCTGGCTGATGTCAGTAGTGTTTATACACCTACAACTGGAAGCCAGTTGGAAACTTCAGAAGAGGAGCACATAGCAAAACCTCTTAAGGATGTGGCTGAGGCAAACAATCAGAAAACGAA CTTCCTTCGTTCTATGACTGCTCTCTTGGACCCAGCACAGATTGAGGAACGGGACAGACGGCGACAAAAACAGTTAGAACATCAG AAAGCAATCACTGCTCAGGTAGAAGAGAAACGCAGGAAGAAGCAGCTGGaagaagagcaaagaaagaaggaagaacaagaagaagaGCGTCGCTTAGCACGGGAACGAGAAGAGATGCAGAAACAATATGAAGAAGACATACttaagcaaaaaaagaaagaa GAAATCATGACTCTCAAGACCAATGAGCTATTCCAAAcaatgcagagagcacaggagtTGGCACACAGACAAAAACAAGAACAGAGAATCCGAGAATTGGCTCAAAAGGGACATGACACTTCTAGATTGATGAAAAATCTTGGTG TTGATACAATACAAATGGACTATAATGCATCCATTACCATTTCAAATTCAAGACATGACTCTGAGGAAGCCAGTGATAAAATGAACCCATGTATCAATTCTACGACTTCTCCTAGgaaggatactggtgtgcagacag atGACTTAACTACAGGCATATTCGCCAATGCAGAATCATACTGTGAATAtgtaaaggaaagagaaatcacAAATTGTTCATCTCCTGAGATTTCTGTAGAATTTAATGGACAATTTAAGACAGACAAGCaagaattaagaaagaaaaatgccaacttagaaaaagaaaacagtttatgTAATGATCAGTGTAATGAATTTGTAAAaccagagaaacaaacaaaacacatgaAGAAGTGTCCTAGAAGGCCTGAATGGAATTTAAATAAGCCTCTCAAAAGGTATGTTCCAGCATCAGAAAAATATCCCATACAGCTTcaaaggcagagagaagaaaaaaaggtaaGGAGGCAGATGGAACTACTTCATTTGGTAGAGAGAAATAATCCTGAACACCTCTCTCAAAATAGAGGCACTTCATCAGAAGTTCATTCATCTCAACAAGAAACTGAATCACAGAGCAGGTGGCATCTAATCAAAAAG GAAGAAGAGTCTCTGAAAATTCATTCATTGAACAAGGAAAG gTTTCAGTCATCACCAGTTCCAGCAGTGAAAAACAGAACTCAACAAACTCAGACTAATAATATATCACACTTACCACTAAAATACAGTAGCTGTGAAACAGAGAATCTGATCTCAAGAGGTGGTCAAACAGGATTGTCAGCTGGGATGTCTGAATCATCCCATTTTATTCCTTATGTTCGAACAAATGAGATCTATTACCTTGATCCTGATGCACCATTGTCTAGGCCTTCAACCCAGGAACCTCAATACCAAAATTCTCAGG ATTGTGACCAAGTCTCTGACCACCACATTAGGGATCCACTCCTTAATCCTAACTTGTTGAAAAATAGGGATCGACAGCAAGCAATCCTTAAAGGACTTTCAGAATTGAGACAG GGCCTTCTCCAGAAGCAAAAGGAGTTGGAAACTAATCTCATGCCTTTAGCTGcaaatcaagaagaaaattttagttCTTCATTTTAA
- the Ccdc66 gene encoding coiled-coil domain-containing protein 66 isoform X15, with protein MLLEHPFGAVKQEQRKWIEELNKQEDDQQRKTEEKIIFSKGEEHDRWAMHFDSLKSHPGSRSQLSSLSTQKQPEYFCVSPDTQELADVSSVYTPTTGSQLETSEEEHIAKPLKDVAEANNQKTNFLRSMTALLDPAQIEERDRRRQKQLEHQKAITAQVEEKRRKKQLEEEQRKKEEQEEERRLAREREEMQKQYEEDILKQKKKEEIMTLKTNELFQTMQRAQELAHRQKQEQRIRELAQKGHDTSRLMKNLGVDTIQMDYNASITISNSRHDSEEASDKMNPCINSTTSPRKDTGVQTDDLTTGIFANAESYCEYVKEREITNCSSPEISVEFNGQFKTDKQELRKKNANLEKENSLCNDQCNEFVKPEKQTKHMKKCPRRPEWNLNKPLKRYVPASEKYPIQLQRQREEKKVRRQMELLHLVERNNPEHLSQNRGTSSEVHSSQQETESQSRWHLIKKEEESLKIHSLNKERFQSSPVPAVKNRTQQTQTNNISHLPLKYSSCETENLISRGGQTGLSAGMSESSHFIPYVRTNEIYYLDPDAPLSRPSTQEPQYQNSQDCDQVSDHHIRDPLLNPNLLKNRDRQQAILKGLSELRQGLLQKQKELETNLMPLAANQEENFSSSF; from the exons ATGCTGCTGGAGCATCCTTTTGGTGCTGTGAAACAAGAACAGAGAAAATGGATTGAAGAGTTGAATAAACAAGAAGATGATCAGCAaaggaaaacagaggaaaaaattatattttcaaag GGTGAGGAACATGACAGATGGgcaatgcattttgattcactaaAGAGTCATCCTGGTTCTCGGTCTCAGCTCTCCTCTCTGTCAACACAGAAACAACCAGAGTACTTCTGTGTCTCTCCTGATACTCAGGAGCTGGCTGATGTCAGTAGTGTTTATACACCTACAACTGGAAGCCAGTTGGAAACTTCAGAAGAGGAGCACATAGCAAAACCTCTTAAGGATGTGGCTGAGGCAAACAATCAGAAAACGAA CTTCCTTCGTTCTATGACTGCTCTCTTGGACCCAGCACAGATTGAGGAACGGGACAGACGGCGACAAAAACAGTTAGAACATCAG AAAGCAATCACTGCTCAGGTAGAAGAGAAACGCAGGAAGAAGCAGCTGGaagaagagcaaagaaagaaggaagaacaagaagaagaGCGTCGCTTAGCACGGGAACGAGAAGAGATGCAGAAACAATATGAAGAAGACATACttaagcaaaaaaagaaagaa GAAATCATGACTCTCAAGACCAATGAGCTATTCCAAAcaatgcagagagcacaggagtTGGCACACAGACAAAAACAAGAACAGAGAATCCGAGAATTGGCTCAAAAGGGACATGACACTTCTAGATTGATGAAAAATCTTGGTG TTGATACAATACAAATGGACTATAATGCATCCATTACCATTTCAAATTCAAGACATGACTCTGAGGAAGCCAGTGATAAAATGAACCCATGTATCAATTCTACGACTTCTCCTAGgaaggatactggtgtgcagacag atGACTTAACTACAGGCATATTCGCCAATGCAGAATCATACTGTGAATAtgtaaaggaaagagaaatcacAAATTGTTCATCTCCTGAGATTTCTGTAGAATTTAATGGACAATTTAAGACAGACAAGCaagaattaagaaagaaaaatgccaacttagaaaaagaaaacagtttatgTAATGATCAGTGTAATGAATTTGTAAAaccagagaaacaaacaaaacacatgaAGAAGTGTCCTAGAAGGCCTGAATGGAATTTAAATAAGCCTCTCAAAAGGTATGTTCCAGCATCAGAAAAATATCCCATACAGCTTcaaaggcagagagaagaaaaaaaggtaaGGAGGCAGATGGAACTACTTCATTTGGTAGAGAGAAATAATCCTGAACACCTCTCTCAAAATAGAGGCACTTCATCAGAAGTTCATTCATCTCAACAAGAAACTGAATCACAGAGCAGGTGGCATCTAATCAAAAAG GAAGAAGAGTCTCTGAAAATTCATTCATTGAACAAGGAAAG gTTTCAGTCATCACCAGTTCCAGCAGTGAAAAACAGAACTCAACAAACTCAGACTAATAATATATCACACTTACCACTAAAATACAGTAGCTGTGAAACAGAGAATCTGATCTCAAGAGGTGGTCAAACAGGATTGTCAGCTGGGATGTCTGAATCATCCCATTTTATTCCTTATGTTCGAACAAATGAGATCTATTACCTTGATCCTGATGCACCATTGTCTAGGCCTTCAACCCAGGAACCTCAATACCAAAATTCTCAGG ATTGTGACCAAGTCTCTGACCACCACATTAGGGATCCACTCCTTAATCCTAACTTGTTGAAAAATAGGGATCGACAGCAAGCAATCCTTAAAGGACTTTCAGAATTGAGACAG GGCCTTCTCCAGAAGCAAAAGGAGTTGGAAACTAATCTCATGCCTTTAGCTGcaaatcaagaagaaaattttagttCTTCATTTTAA